Proteins from a genomic interval of Cheilinus undulatus linkage group 15, ASM1832078v1, whole genome shotgun sequence:
- the LOC121522970 gene encoding claudin-10: protein MRKRLIQIFGFLISSLGWTFVLCTMAMDFWRISQIGGQGGSFIIKVAWYWSNLWKDCFTDSTAVTNCRDFPVLWSVTPYVQGVRGLLMCGITLGFFGVVLCFLGMECTYIGGADKLKDKMLLAGSVFHFAGGLSDISAYCLYINRIARTTFAASVGPGVLRYDLGPPIFLGLVGCFLIFLGALFYAVTVFRVICPESQAVYAYGGGTYMDPRSRGRTLYTGYYRPSRLYGSYMGSGRSSSSKISKLSQTTPTKISERDAFV, encoded by the exons ATGAGGAAACGTCTGATTCaaatatttggctttttgattTCCTCTCTGGGATGGACGTTTGTGCTCTGCACCATGGCCATGGATTTTTGGAGGATCTCCCAAATTGGAGGACAAGGAGGCTCCTTTATCATCAAAGTGGCCTGGTACTGGTCCAACCTGTGGAAGGACTGTTTCACTGATTCTACAGCGGTGACAAACTGTAGAGACTTTCCTGTGCTCTGGAGCGTCACCC CTTACGTCCAGGGAGTCCGAGGATTATTAATGTGCGGGATAACTCTCGGGTTCTTTGGTGTGGTTCTCTGCTTCCTTGGGATGGAGTGCACTTACATCGGTGGAGCCGATAAACTCAAAGACAAGATGCTTTTGGCAGGATCTGTGTTTCATTTTGCTGGAG GCTTGTCAGATATTTCTGCCTACTGCTTATACATCAACAGGATCGCCAGAACGACCTTTGCAGCCTCTGTAGGGCCGGGAGTCTTACG GTACGACTTAGGACCTCCAATATTTCTTGGCTTGGTGGGTTGTTTTCTCATCTTTTTAGGAGCTTTGTTTTACGCTGTGACTGTCTTCAGAGTAATCTGCCCTGAAAG TCAAGCTGTGTATGCCTACGGAGGGGGCACATACATGGACCCTCGCTCCAGAGGAAGAACCCTGTACACTGGATACTACAGACCCTCCAGGCTGTACGGGTCCTATATGGGCTCAGGAAGATCCAGCAGCTCCAAGATCTCAAAGCTCTCTCAGACAACACCCACTAAAATCTCAGAAAGAGATGCATTTGTGTAG